A genome region from Gadus chalcogrammus isolate NIFS_2021 chromosome 7, NIFS_Gcha_1.0, whole genome shotgun sequence includes the following:
- the LOC130386175 gene encoding olfactory receptor 6N1-like, whose protein sequence is MAFLGNGLNVSGLIHPPGFYLIAFEKFTSINLYFIFLSLVYIITVLFNLLLIYVIASNRNLHSAKFLAVCNLAVIDVVLNSCTIPGMIKSFLVKDNFLTFDVCLLQMFTYYAFVSLESFALAVLAYDRLIAICFPLRQNSINTLLSMSCVVALTWSYTMGATLFAIVIIKRLSFCNSVRVLSYFCDYAPVFRLACNDNSLHWSVASFLSITILLGPFVFILLSYSSILVTVFRMQSVASRGKALTTCVEHLILVAVFYIPVLTIFTIGFYSSLIDPDQRVLCLSLSSCLPPVLNPIIYSFRTKEIRLRVRALFRRVPVTPSGRPAKH, encoded by the coding sequence ATGGCTTTCCTTGGGAATGGCCTGAATGTCTCCGGTCTCATCCATCCCCCAGGTTTCTATTTAATCGCATTTGAGAAGTTCACTTCTATCAATCTTTACttcatctttctgtctctcgttTACATCATCACTGTGCTGTTCAATCTACTACTGATCTATGTGATTGCTTCAAACCGCAATTTACACTCGGCCAAATTCTTGGCCGTTTGCAACCTGGCAGTCATCGACGTGGTGCTGAACTCCTGCACCATCCCTGGCATGATCAAGTCGTTCCTGGTCAAAGACAACTTCCTCACCTTCGACGTGTGCCTGTTGCAGATGTTCACCTACTACGCCTTTGTGTCGCTCGAGTCCTTCGCGTTGGCCGTCCTCGCCTACGACCGCCTGATCGCTATCTGCTTCCCGCTGCGCCAGAACTCTATCAACACGCTGCTCAGCATGTCGTGTGTGGTGGCTCTCACGTGGTCGTACACGATGGGGGCCACGTTGTTCGCCATTGTGATCATCAAAAGACTGTCCTTCTGTAACTCCGTCCGAGTGCTGAGCTACTTCTGCGACTACGCGCCCGTGTTCAGACTGGCGTGCAACGACAATTCGCTGCACTGGTCCGTAGCCAGTTTCCTCAGCATCACCATTTTATTGGGCCCATTCGTCTTCATCCTCCTTTCCTACAGCAGCATCCTGGTCACCGTGTTCAGGATGCAGTCGGTGGCAAGTCGTGGGAAGGCGCTCACCACGTGCGTGGAACACCTCATACTGGTGGCTGTGTTTTATATTCCTGTTTTAACCATTTTCACCATTGGCTTCTACTCCAGCCTGATCGATCCGGACCAGCGGGTGCTGTGTCTGTCGCTGTCCTCCTGCCTCCCGCCGGTCCTCAACCCCATCATTTACTCTTTTAGAACCAAAGAGATCCGGCTCAGGGTGAGAGCGCTGTTCAGACGCGTCCCCGTCACACCGTCTGGGAGGCCTGCAAAGCACTGA